A genomic window from Massilia sp. METH4 includes:
- a CDS encoding response regulator has translation MTAPAMNSLSTLEYDWSRTDVGHPDGWPVTLRVATDLMLNSPLPALVLWGRRQVMLFNASYAALSGLPTQPPGGRIPAMQPSAWSWNPAALERAWQGESLVFPGQALQLWRADGVSEQRFDLYYTPLRDGEGSVLGILSTLGPPSAAAAASAARTLRMLVVEDNLDAQYLVCEMLRALGHEVDAAADAERAQQQLEERRYDVLFTDVSLPGISGVELARRAVARWPRLHVIFASGYSGTLTQQLDFPADAIQKPYDIEQLQAILDRIPLS, from the coding sequence ATGACTGCCCCCGCCATGAACAGCCTGTCCACGCTGGAATACGACTGGTCGCGCACCGACGTGGGCCACCCCGACGGCTGGCCGGTGACGCTGCGCGTGGCGACCGACCTCATGCTCAATTCGCCGTTGCCCGCCCTCGTGCTGTGGGGCCGGCGCCAGGTCATGCTGTTCAATGCCTCCTATGCGGCGCTGTCCGGCCTGCCCACGCAACCGCCCGGCGGGCGCATCCCGGCCATGCAGCCATCGGCGTGGAGCTGGAATCCGGCCGCGCTGGAACGGGCCTGGCAGGGCGAATCGCTGGTGTTCCCCGGGCAGGCACTGCAGCTGTGGCGCGCCGACGGCGTCAGCGAACAGCGCTTCGACCTGTACTACACCCCGCTGCGCGATGGCGAGGGCAGTGTGCTCGGCATCCTGTCGACGCTCGGGCCGCCCAGTGCGGCGGCGGCAGCGAGCGCCGCGCGCACCTTGCGCATGCTGGTCGTGGAAGACAATCTCGACGCCCAATACCTCGTCTGCGAAATGCTGCGCGCCCTCGGCCATGAGGTCGATGCGGCAGCCGACGCGGAGCGCGCCCAGCAGCAGCTGGAGGAGAGGCGCTACGACGTGCTGTTTACCGACGTGAGCCTGCCCGGCATCTCCGGCGTCGAGCTGGCCCGGCGCGCCGTCGCGCGCTGGCCGCGGCTGCACGTGATCTTCGCCTCCGGCTACAGCGGCACGCTGACCCAGCAGCTCGACTTCCCGGCCGACGCGATCCAGAAACCCTACGATATCGAGCAGTTGCAGGCGATCCTGGACCGCATTCCGCTCAGCTGA